One segment of Setaria viridis chromosome 4, Setaria_viridis_v4.0, whole genome shotgun sequence DNA contains the following:
- the LOC117854269 gene encoding uncharacterized protein — protein MSSQAIEDHRSGAEVHAGRELCAQKSREFMVELGLPDGLLPLPALDEVGYNRSTGFVWLRQAAGVTHTFDTIGKQVWYDKEVTAFVEPGRMSGLTGVKSKELLIWVTISEIVVSPSGTKVVFRTPAGLGRAFPVTAFQLNPPAEGDKKEEGDAGAATNN, from the coding sequence atgTCGTCGCAGGCGATCGAGGACCACCGCTCCGGCGCGGAGGTGCACGCGGGGCGGGAGCTGTGCGCGCAGAAGTCCCGCGAGTTCATGGTGGAGCTGGGCCTCCCCGACGGCCTCCTCCCGCTGCCGGCGCTCGACGAGGTGGGGTACAACCGGTCCACGGGATTCGTGTGGCTCCGCCAGGCCGCCGGCGTGACCCACACCTTCGACACCATCGGGAAGCAGGTGTGGTACGACAAGGAGGTGACGGCGTTCGTGGAGCCCGGGCGGATGAGCGGCCTCACCGGGGTCAAGAGCAAGGAGCTCCTCATCTGGGTCACCATCTCCGAGATCGTCGTCAGCCCCTCCGGCACCAAGGTCGTGTTCCGCACCCCCGCCGGGCTCGGCCGCGCCTTCCCCGTCACCGCCTTCCAGCTCAACCCGCCCGCCGAGGGGGACAAGAAGGAGGAGGGCGACGCCGGTGCCGCCACTAACAATTGA